A window from Bradysia coprophila strain Holo2 chromosome X unlocalized genomic scaffold, BU_Bcop_v1 contig_20, whole genome shotgun sequence encodes these proteins:
- the LOC119068709 gene encoding protein arginine N-methyltransferase 5-like, producing MDTNAICLYCHETVTDVRSAIDLIKGNGYDMIVTCLIVSKVDHMTNTLREGTSFSRSELILGTKQWSKNIVAKINEEFDADSVIPEIRKHSETILSRELSYADHVIPYAFMLMKVTSSATTNLARLIISKITKGQILIEIPMVNPSRLVDALCDEKEEFGMEENHEDTWHWWNELRSTADFTDKMSIALELSADIPSKWEMFRWQGEPIGCLIIPSHLFIRNRQNYPVLTKAHQNLILRFKEVINNIALMVKCNMEDDNLRFYATHLREVLNSRPTADPMYGSDDLLQVPLQPLYDNLDANTYEIFETDPIKYLFYQKAIERALVDLVAQKEIDTKMIIIMVVGAGRGPLVRSSLNAAAKTGRKIKIYAIEKNPHAINTLQALIDELWKDKDIELVAKDMRKFHPPEKADILVSELLGSFGDNELSPECLDGALQLLKPTGISIPSKYTSYVNPVMSFKAHNLIRCNEKSNPRDRISSPQHRSERMYVAYLKNVFHIANPQPLFEFIHPNWSETIDNSRFATVSFETKIDCVLTGFAGYFDTVLYKDIGLSIHPETHTKGLWSWFPVYFPLTEPIQLKSGNRIVANFWRSMGQNKVWYEWSVSKPTITHIHNLQGMHYKIYL from the exons ATGGATACAAACGCAATTTGTTTGTACTGTCACGAAACTGTGACCGATGTAAGATCAGCTATTGACCTAATAAAAGGAAATGGATACGACATGATAGTCACGT GCTTAATCGTGTCTAAGGTGGATCATATGACAAACACATTAAGGGAAGGCACCAGTTTTTCTCGAAGTGAATTAATACTTGGCACAAAGCAGTGGAGCAAAAATATCGTTgctaaaataaacgaagaATTTGACGCAGACTCCGTAATTCCTGAGATACGAAAGCACAGCGAAACCATTCTGTCTCGCGAACTGAGTTACGCTGACCATGTAATTCCTTACGCCTTCATGCTCATGAAGGTGACTAGTTCGGCTACAACAAACTTAGCCCGACTGATCATTTCCAAAATTACGAAAG GCCAAATATTGATCGAAATTCCCATGGTGAATCCATCACGTCTAGTGGACGCGCTGTGTGACGAGAAAGAGGAATTTGGGATGGAAGAAAATCATGAAGACACATGGCATTGGTGGAACGAATTACGCTCAACGGCTGATTTTACGGATAAAATGTCGATTGCATTAGAATTGTCAGCTGACATTCCATCGAAGTGGGAAATGTTCCGATGGCAAG GTGAGCCGATTGGTTGCCTTATTATTCCGTCACATTTATTCATCCGCAACCGCCAAAACTATCCTGTACTAACAAAGGCccatcaaaatttaattttgcgaTTCAAAGAGGTAATAAACAACATCGCACTTATGGTCAAATGTAACATGGAGGATGACAATTTGAGATTTTATGCAACACATCTGAGAGAGGTGCTAAATTCAAGACCAACAGCCGATCCGATGTACGG TTCCGACGATTTACTACAAGTTCCGTTGCAACCGTTATATGACAACCTTGATGCTAACAcatacgaaattttcgaaaccgATCCGATCAAATACTTGTTCTATCAAAAGGCCATCGAAAGAGCATTGGTGGATCTGGTTGCCCAGAAAGAAATCGATACAAAAATGATTATCATAATGGTCGTTGGTGCTGGTCGTGGACCGTTGGTGCGTTCGTCGTTAAATGCTGCCGCCAAAACGggacgaaaaatcaaaatttacgcAATCGAAAAAAATCCTCATGCCATCAACACACTGCAGGCTTTGATCGATGAACTGTGGAAAGACAAGGACATTGAACTAGTTGCAAAAGACATgagaaaatttcatccacCGGAAAAGGCCGATATTTTGGTGTCCGAATTACTGGGTTCGTTTGGCGATAACGAACTGTCCCCGGAATGTTTAGACGGTGCACTACAGTTGCTGAAACCGACTGGTATTAGTATACCGAGCAAATATACGTCCTATGTCAATCCTGTGATGTCATTCAAAGCGCACAATTTAATTCGAtgtaacgaaaaatcgaaTCCACGTGACCGAATCAGCTCCCCACAACACAGATCGGAGCGGATGTATGTGGCTTACTTGAAGAATGTATTTCACATTGCGAATCCGCAACCGCTGTTCGAATTCATTCATCCCAATTGGAGTGAAACTATTGACAATTCTCGGTTCGCTACCGTTTCATTTGAGACTAAAATTGATTGTGTCTTAACTGGCTTCGCCGGATATTTCGATACAG TTTTGTACAAGGACATTGGACTCAGTATACATCCTGAAACGCACACTAAAGGGCTGTGGTCGTGGTTTCCGGTATACTTTCCATTAACG GAGCCAATTCAGCTGAAAAGTGGGAATCGCATTGTGGCAAATTTTTGGCGTTCAATGGGTCAAAACAAAGTTTGGTATGAATGGTCTGTCAGCAAGCCAACGATTACACACATTCACAATCTTCAGGGGATGCACTACAAGATTTACCTTTGA
- the LOC119068712 gene encoding uncharacterized protein LOC119068712 — protein MVISNRSTLILVVLCAASVLADFGFPDNEEDDASKKNAQNKKPVFLPQQCNENELFYPGDQKDDYVCDCKPGHIYHPKTDRCYSAYRQGPCSANQFLMILPGQYIPECLTNRCTPDGWVTFRNKCYLLNEAGPCDLAELSYVVAVNATSLELECIKQNPDILSRFGDEEMIGTSCLRGTKRSIQGKCEK, from the exons ATGGTGATTAGCAATCGATCAACATTGATATTGGTAGTTCTCTGTGCAGCCAGTGTACTTGCAGATTTTGGATTTCCAGACAATGAGGAAGATGACGCTTCTAAAAAGAATGCTCAg AACAAAAAACCAGTATTCCTGCCGCAACAGTGCAACGAGAACGAACTTTTCTACCCAGGGGATCAGAAGGACGATTATG TATGCGATTGCAAGCCCGGTCACATCTACCATCCGAAAACGGATCGCTGCTATAGTGCTTACCGCCAAGGTCCATGCTCAGCAAATCAATTCCTCATGATTTTGCCGGGACAGTATATACCGGAATGTTTGACGAATCGTTGCACTCCAGACGGTTGGGTAACATTTAGAAATAaatgctatttattgaacgAAGCTGGACCATGTGATTTAGCTGAACTGTCGTACGTTGTTGCCGTGAATGCGACGTCATTGGAGCTGGAGTGTATCAAGCAAAATCCGGATATATTATCGCGATTCGGAGACGAGGAAATGATTGGAACGTCATGTTTACGCGGTACTAAGCGGTCAATTcaaggaaaatgtgaaaaataa
- the LOC119068711 gene encoding protein arginine N-methyltransferase 5-like — translation MQPVQKNVICLYSHEMVSDLRATIQRTKESGYDMMVCSLVAPALNHRKSVSKEGKSFSRSDIILESQEWSNNIIAKINEEFDCDSSNETIRLHSQNMLSRELDFADHVITYGFTIVKVTGGNTTNLARIISSKQTKGQFLIEIPMVNPQSLCDELYDSNDTTQIEYEDTWNWWNTFRTTADFSSKLSIALELSADIPSKVEVSRWQGEPVGCLIIPSQLFIRNNNNYPVLTRAHQNLIMSFKETINSMAVMVKCNSEDGSLRYYSDYLRNLLSKNPITDPMYGFDDVLEIPLQPLYDNLDSYTYEVFEADPIKYLFYQKAIERALVDLVAENEIATKTIILMVVGAGRGPLVRSSLNAAAKTGRKIKIYAIEKNPHAINTLQSLIDELWKDKDIELIARDMRDFHPPEKADILVSELLGSFGDNELSPECLDGAQNLLKPTGVSIPSKYTSYINPIMSSKVYNLIRRCNERSNSRDRISSSQNQSEHMYVVYLKNGFHIASPQPLFEFVHPNWSETIDNSRFASVTFETPIDCVVTGFAGYFDTVLYKDIMLSIHPVTHSKGLASWFPAYFPITEPIFVKKGEQITTNFWRCVAPNKVWYEWSMGTPTTTHIHNLKGIHHAIYL, via the exons atgcAGCCAgtacaaaaaaatgtgatcTGTTTATATTCGCATGAAATGGTTAGCGATCTGCGCGCAACAATTCAACGAACCAAAGAAAGTGGATATGACATGATGGTTTGCT CTTTAGTTGCGCCCGCTTTGAATCATAGAAAAAGTGTGTCCAAAGAGGGAAAAAGTTTCTCCAGAAGTGATATTATTCTGGAAAGCCAGGAATGGAGCAACAATATCATTGCCAAAATTAACGAAGAATTCGATTGTGACTCCAGCAATGAGACCATTCGGTTACACAGCCAGAACATGTTATCTCGTGAATTGGATTTCGCCGATCATGTCATCACTTACGGTTTCACTATAGTGAAAGTGACTGGCGGAAATACAACGAATCTAGCCAGGATCATATCGTCTAAACAAACCAAAG gtcaatttttgattgaaattccAATGGTAAATCCACAAAGCCTGTGTGATGAGCTGTACGATTCGAATGATACAACTCAAATCGAATATGAAGACACGTGGAACTGGTGGAACACATTTCGTACAACTGCCGATTTTAGCAGTAAATTGTCGATTGCCTTAGAATTGTCCGCTGACATTCCATCTAAGGTAGAAGTGTCCAGATGGCAGG GTGAACCGGTTGGTTGTCTTATTATTCCATCGCAGCTATTTATTCGTAACAATAACAACTATCCTGTCCTAACCCGAGCGCATCAGAATTTGATTATGAGCTTCAAGGAAACCATAAATAGTATGGCTGTGATGGTCAAATGCAACTCCGAAGATGGTAGCTTGCGATACTACTCGGattatttgagaaatttgttgTCGAAGAATCCGATTACGGATCCAATGTATGG CTTTGACGACGTGTTGGAAATTCCATTACAACCGCTGTACGACAATTTGGACAGTTATACTTACGAGGTATTTGAAGCCGATCCGATCAAATACTTGTTCTATCAAAAGGCCATCGAAAGAGCATTGGTGGATCTGGTTGCAGAGAACGAAATTGCTACCAAAACTATTATCTTAATGGTCGTTGGTGCTGGTCGTGGACCGTTGGTGCGTTCATCGTTGAATGCTGCCGCCAAAACGggacgaaaaatcaaaatttacgcGATCGAAAAAAATCCGCATGCCATCAACACCTTGCAGTCCTTGATCGATGAATTGTGGAAAGACAAAGACATAGAGCTCATCGCACGAGACATGCGAGACTTTCATCCACCGGAGAAGGCTGACATTTTAGTGTCCGAATTACTGGGTTCGTTTGGCGATAACGAACTGTCACCGGAATGTTTAGACGGTGCACAAAATCTCCTGAAACCGACTGGCGTTAGCATTCCAAGCAAATACACATCGTACATCAATCCCATTATGTCCTCAAAGGTGTACAATCTCATTCGTCGATGTAATGAACGATCGAATTCGCGTGACCGCATCAGCTCGTCGCAAAACCAGTCCGAACACATGTACGTGGTGTACCTGAAGAATGGATTTCACATTGCGAGTCCGCAACCGCTGTTCGAATTTGTTCATCCGAATTGGAGTGAAACCATTGACAATTCTCGGTTTGCAAGTGTTACATTTGAGACGCCAATTGATTGTGTCGTCACTGGATTCGCTGGATATTTTGACACTG TTCTATACAAGGACATCATGCTGAGCATTCATCCCGTAACGCACTCTAAGGGTTTAGCCTCATGGTTTCCGGCCTATTTCCCGATAACG GAACCGATTTTCGTGAAGAAAGGAGAACAAATCACAACGAATTTCTGGAGATGCGTAGCTCCGAACAAAGTGTGGTACGAATGGAGTATGGGTACACCGACTACGACACACATTCACAATCTGAAAGGAATTCATCATGCCATTTATCTTTAG
- the LOC119068714 gene encoding transcription factor IIIB 90 kDa subunit codes for MSSGLKCKNCGSSDIEVDSARGDAVCTNCGSVLEDNIIVSEVQFEEAGHGTASAVGQFVSADSKGGATGYGKFHVGMGTESREVTLRKARQGITHLSHQLHLNNHCIETACNFFKMALMRHLTRGRKNTHTYAACVYITCRTEGTCHLLIDISDVLQICCYELGRTYLKLSQALCINIPSIDPCLYIMRFANKMELGEKTHEVSMTAQRLVQRMMKDSIHSGRRPSGLCGAALLIAARMHDYSRTPMDIVRIVKIHESTLRKRLIEFGDTPSSLLTLDEFMAVDLEAEQDPPAFKAARKRDRERLQKLNEQHEAEFSDLQMEIDSHLEKELKNKRKRRFDPIDAVENDETDVFIRESTMDVINECLADAEDVDDPDDPAEGSKDRTLPTGLKPDLAALCLPNLKDETASERNVNSDTIFEGCELDLEGLDDEEINGYIMTETEAKYKDVMWNRLNAEYLKEAKAKEEKLAKEKEEGKPEKKRRRNSRKKNIGPSNTAGEAIEKMLQEKKISNKINYDILKTLTEPKSVSTEPSSTNEEVSVPEDDVANSLLGRSEKPKIEQKPYTSISWKPKVAPVGLPVAETVTESTEKIVETAPIENDDADDFEDEVEPEPEPEHSSLVNMLYNNDGDGDDYFAYDEDAY; via the exons ATGTCATCCGGActgaaatgcaaaaattgtGGATCATCTGACATTGAAGTTGATAGTGCTCGCGGTGATGCAGTCTGTACGAATTGTGGTTCAGTCCTGGAGGACAACATTATTGTGTCAGAAGTTCAATTCGAAGAAGCTGGTCATGGCACCGCTAGTGCCGTCGGTCAATTCGTATCGGCAGATTCGAAGGGTGGTGCAACAGGATACGGTAAATTTCATGTCGGTATGGGAACTGAGTCACGGGAGGTAACGTTACGCAAGGCAAGACAAGGAATCACACATTTGAGTCATCAGTTGCATCTGAATAACCATTGCATCGAAACGGCAtgtaatttctttaaaatggcTTTAATGAGACATTTGACCCGAGGTCGGAAAAACACTCACACTTATGCTGCCTGCGTTTATATCACCTGCCGAACAGAAGGAACATGCCATCTGCTAATCGATATCAGTGACGTTCTACAAATATGCTGCTACGAGCTAGGACGAACTTACCTGAAACTGTCACAGGCACTTTGTATAAACATACCTTCCATCG ATCCCTGTCTCTACATAATGCGATTCGCAAACAAAATGGAACTAGGCGAAAAAACGCACGAAGTATCGATGACAGCACAACGTCTTGTCCAACGTATGATGAAAGACTCCATCCATTCTGGTCGTCGGCCATCGGGTTTATGTGGTGCTGCATTGCTTATAGCAGCTCGAATGCACGATTACAGTAGAACGCCCATGGACATTGTACGAATTGTAAAGATTCACGAATCGACACTGCGAAAGCGGCTGATTGAATTCGGCGACACCCCGAGCAGTTTGttaacattggacgaatttaTGGCCGTCGATTTGGAAGCCGAACAGGATCCACCAGCATTCAAAGCGGCCCGGAAACGAGACAGAGAGCGATTGCAGAAATTGAACGAACAACATGAGGCTGAATTTAGCGATTTGCAGATGGAAATCGATTCGCATTTGGAAAAGGAATTAAAGAATAAACGAAAGCGTCGATTCGATCCGATCGATGCGGTCGAAAATGATGAGACTGACGTATTTATAAGAGAATCGACCATGGATGTTATCAATGAATGTTTAGCTGATGCTGAAGATGTCGATGATCCGGATGATCCAGCAGAAGGATCAAAAGATCGAACTTTGCCAACCGGCTTGAAGCCAGATCTAGCTGCACTGTGTCTGCCAAATCTGAAGGACGAAACAGCATCTGAGCGAAATGTGAATTCAGACACAATTTTCGAAGGCTGCGAACTGGATTTGGAAGGATTGGATGATGAAGAGATAAACGGGTATATTATGACTGAGACAGAAGCTAAGTACAAGGATGTTATGTGGAATCGTTTGAATGCTGAATATTTGAAAGAGGCTAAGGCGAAGGAGGAAAAATTGGCAAAGGAAAAGGAAGAAGGCAAACCGGAAAAGAAGCGTCGAAGAAACTCTCGGAAAAAGAATATTGGTCCATCGAACACTGCCGGCGAagcaattgaaaaaatgttgcaagagaagaaaatctcaaacaaaatcaattacgACATCCTTAAAACGTTAACGGAACCGAAGAGTGTTAGTACCGAGCCATCGTCCACCAACGAGGAAGTATCGGTACCGGAAGATGATGTAGCAAATAGTTTATTGGGAAG aTCTGAGAAGCCTAAAATCGAACAAAAGCCTTACACGTCCATATCATGGAAACCGAAAGTAGCTCCAGTGGGATTACCAGTAGCAGAAACAGTCACAGAGTCTACTGAGAAAATTGTCGAAACAGCTCCGATAGAAAACG ACGATGCTGATGACTTTGAAGACGAAGTAGAACCAGAACCAGAGCCCGAACATTCTTCATTGGTGAACATGTTGTATAACAATGATGGTGATGGGGATGATTACTTTGCTTATGATGAAGATGCATATTAA